The following proteins are co-located in the Streptomyces bottropensis ATCC 25435 genome:
- a CDS encoding succinate dehydrogenase/fumarate reductase iron-sulfur subunit: MSGYEARFRVWRGDVRGGALEDFEVEVNEGEVVLDIIHRLQATRTPDLAVRWNCKAGKCGSCSAEINGRPRLMCMTRMSVFERDETITVTPLRAFPVVRDLVTDVGFNYTKAREVPAFVPPEKLGPGEYRMMQEDVDRPQEFRKCIECFLCQDTCHVVRDHEENKPAFAGPRFLMRVAELDMHPLDAAEDTGLDRKKTAQDEHGLGYCNITKCCTEVCPEGIKITDNALIPLKERAVDRKYDPLVWLGSKIRRRSSAG; the protein is encoded by the coding sequence ATGAGCGGCTACGAGGCGCGCTTCAGGGTGTGGCGGGGCGATGTGCGAGGCGGCGCCCTGGAGGACTTCGAGGTCGAGGTGAACGAGGGCGAGGTGGTGCTCGACATCATCCACCGGCTCCAGGCGACCCGGACACCCGACCTCGCCGTCCGCTGGAACTGCAAGGCGGGCAAGTGCGGTTCGTGTTCCGCCGAGATCAACGGCCGTCCCCGGCTGATGTGCATGACCCGGATGTCGGTGTTCGAGCGGGACGAGACGATCACCGTCACGCCGCTGCGGGCCTTCCCCGTCGTGCGTGACCTGGTCACGGACGTGGGGTTCAACTACACCAAGGCGCGCGAGGTCCCGGCCTTCGTGCCGCCGGAGAAGCTCGGTCCCGGCGAGTACCGCATGATGCAGGAGGACGTGGACCGTCCGCAGGAGTTCCGCAAGTGCATCGAGTGCTTCCTGTGCCAGGACACCTGCCACGTCGTCCGCGACCACGAGGAGAACAAGCCGGCCTTCGCGGGCCCGCGCTTCCTCATGCGCGTCGCGGAGCTGGACATGCACCCGCTGGACGCGGCGGAGGACACCGGCCTGGACCGCAAGAAGACGGCCCAGGACGAACACGGTCTCGGCTACTGCAACATCACCAAGTGCTGCACCGAGGTCTGCCCCGAAGGCATCAAGATCACGGACAACGCGCTGATCCCGTTGAAGGAGCGTGCCGTGGACCGCAAGTACGACCCGCTGGTGTGGCTGGGGTCGAAGATCAGGAGGCGGTCCTCGGCGGGGTGA
- a CDS encoding fumarate reductase/succinate dehydrogenase flavoprotein subunit has product MSVVERQEWDVVVIGAGGAGLRAAIEARERGARTAVICKSLFGKAHTVMAEGGIAAAMGNVNSGDNWQVHFRDTMRGGKFLNQWRMAELHAREAPDRVWELETWGALFDRTKDGRISQRNFGGHEYPRLAHVGDRTGLELIRTLQQKIVALQQEDHKETGDYESRLKVFQECTVTRVLKDGGRVCGVFGYERESGRFFVLEAPAVVIATGGIGKSFKVTSNSWEYTGDGHALALLAGAPLLNMEFVQFHPTGMVWPPSVKGILVTESVRGDGGVLRNSEGERFMFDYVPDVFKEKYAESEEEGDRWYEDPDHNRRPPELLPRDEVARAINSEVKAGRGSPHGGVFLDVSTRMPAETIRRRLPSMYHQFKELADVDITAEAMEVGPTCHYVMGGIAVESDTAAARGVPGLFAAGEVAGGMHGSNRLGGNSLSDLLVFGRRAGQHAAAYTAGLSGARPPVDDIEVDTAAAEALRPFSAEGPEPGLEAGRPPENPYTLHQELQQAMNDLVGIIRREGEMEQALEKLSDLRVRARRAGVEGHRQFNPGWHLALDLRNMLLVSECVARAALERTESRGGHTREDHPTMDRDWRRINLLCRLSDPTGGPETWDPVVGQIALTRETTEAIRPDLLALFDKEELVKYLAEEELYE; this is encoded by the coding sequence ATGTCCGTGGTCGAACGACAGGAGTGGGACGTCGTCGTGATCGGCGCCGGCGGCGCCGGGCTCCGCGCCGCGATCGAGGCCCGTGAGCGGGGCGCCCGTACGGCCGTGATCTGCAAGTCCCTGTTCGGCAAGGCGCACACGGTGATGGCGGAGGGCGGCATCGCGGCCGCCATGGGCAACGTCAACTCCGGCGACAACTGGCAGGTCCACTTCCGCGACACCATGCGCGGCGGCAAGTTCCTCAACCAGTGGCGGATGGCCGAGCTGCACGCGCGCGAGGCCCCCGACCGGGTGTGGGAGCTGGAGACCTGGGGCGCCCTCTTCGACCGTACGAAGGACGGCCGGATCTCGCAGCGCAACTTCGGCGGCCACGAGTACCCGCGCCTGGCACACGTCGGCGACCGTACGGGCCTGGAGCTGATCCGCACGCTCCAGCAGAAGATCGTCGCGCTCCAGCAGGAGGACCACAAGGAGACCGGCGACTACGAGTCCCGGCTGAAGGTCTTCCAGGAGTGCACGGTCACCCGGGTGCTGAAGGACGGCGGCCGCGTCTGCGGCGTCTTCGGTTACGAGCGCGAATCCGGGCGCTTCTTCGTCCTCGAAGCTCCGGCCGTGGTCATCGCCACCGGCGGGATCGGCAAGTCGTTCAAGGTGACGTCGAACTCGTGGGAGTACACGGGCGACGGCCACGCACTGGCACTGCTCGCGGGGGCGCCGCTGCTGAACATGGAGTTCGTGCAGTTCCATCCGACGGGCATGGTCTGGCCGCCCTCGGTCAAGGGCATCCTCGTCACGGAGTCGGTGCGCGGGGACGGCGGCGTCCTGCGCAACTCCGAGGGCGAGCGGTTCATGTTCGACTACGTCCCGGACGTCTTCAAGGAGAAGTACGCGGAGTCCGAGGAGGAGGGCGACCGCTGGTACGAGGACCCGGACCACAACCGCCGCCCGCCCGAACTGCTGCCGCGCGACGAGGTGGCGCGGGCCATCAACTCCGAGGTGAAGGCGGGCCGGGGCTCGCCGCACGGCGGGGTCTTCCTGGACGTGTCCACGCGGATGCCCGCGGAGACCATCCGGCGCCGGCTGCCGTCGATGTATCACCAGTTCAAGGAGCTGGCGGACGTCGACATCACGGCGGAGGCGATGGAGGTCGGGCCCACCTGCCACTACGTGATGGGCGGGATCGCGGTCGAGTCGGACACGGCGGCGGCGCGCGGGGTGCCGGGCCTGTTCGCGGCCGGTGAGGTGGCCGGCGGGATGCACGGCTCCAACCGGCTGGGCGGCAACTCCCTGTCCGACCTCCTCGTGTTCGGCCGCCGGGCGGGGCAGCACGCGGCCGCGTACACGGCGGGCCTGAGCGGGGCCCGGCCCCCGGTGGACGACATCGAGGTGGACACGGCCGCCGCTGAGGCGCTGCGGCCGTTCTCCGCCGAGGGTCCGGAGCCGGGTCTGGAGGCCGGCCGGCCACCGGAGAACCCGTACACCCTCCACCAGGAACTGCAGCAGGCCATGAACGACCTGGTCGGCATCATCCGCCGCGAGGGCGAGATGGAGCAGGCGCTGGAGAAGCTATCCGACCTGCGGGTGCGGGCGCGGCGGGCGGGTGTGGAGGGGCACCGGCAGTTCAATCCGGGCTGGCACCTCGCCCTCGACCTGCGGAACATGCTGCTGGTCAGCGAGTGTGTGGCCCGGGCCGCGCTGGAGCGCACCGAGTCGCGTGGCGGCCACACCCGCGAGGACCATCCGACGATGGACCGCGACTGGCGCCGGATCAACCTGTTGTGCCGGCTCTCCGATCCGACGGGCGGGCCGGAGACCTGGGACCCCGTCGTCGGCCAGATCGCCCTCACCCGGGAGACCACCGAAGCCATCCGTCCCGACCTGCTCGCCCTGTTCGACAAGGAGGAGCTGGTCAAGTACCTCGCCGAAGAGGAGCTGTACGAGTGA
- a CDS encoding pentapeptide repeat-containing protein yields the protein MGTGRPPRTPRARGGEQEGGRRGGGEARHEERLRFRHARFREVRFREARFRRAPLREVRFREARFRRAPLREVRLLRGRQHVRRRRGRQALRRRREPRPGRQAVQAGRRARRVRPAGDTGARRGRAGAARQERQAADAAVRAAVGTGDGVAAGRRRADRGDAGARRDPHGDHQGPGRELLQGPHRERTVRPRAVLLADLRVPRHRRPADLCQAGPGGRRLAERRAELHACRHGPRRPAVRPGRLHPRRVEDPLADPQGGRPHLGRRRVHPPVPAAPARRRPHHPRERGRLRLPDPGLRGHGLPEEGREGTGAALAHVGDHAPSNPAAAPVTKRGRRPGFEGGRGGPSRRETVLSWG from the coding sequence CTGGGAACAGGGCGGCCCCCTCGAACCCCGCGAGCCCGCGGCGGAGAGCAAGAAGGCGGCCGGCGCGGAGGGGGAGAAGCACGGCACGAAGAACGGCTCCGGTTCCGACATGCCCGGTTCCGAGAAGTCCGGTTCCGAGAAGCCCGGTTCCGACGAGCCCCGCTCCGAGAAGTCCGGTTCCGAGAAGCCCGGTTCCGACGAGCCCCGCTCCGAGAAGTCCGGCTCCTCCGCGGACGACAGCACGTACGTCGTCGGCGGGGACGACAAGCCCTACGACGCCGACGAGAACCTCGCCCAGGACGGCAAGCAGTTCAAGCCGGGCGGCGCGCCCGGCGCGTACGCCCCGCAGGGGACACGGGCGCCCGCCGAGGCCGCGCGGGGGCCGCTCGCCAAGAACGGCAAGCTGCTGACGCTGCGGTTCGTGCTGCCGTCGGGACCGGGGACGGAGTCGCTGCGGGCCGTCGGCGAGCGGATCGCGGTGATGCTGGAGCGCGTCGGGATCCGCACGGAGATCACCAAGGTCCCGGACGAGAGCTACTTCAAGGACCACATCGCGAACGGACAGTACGACCTCGCGCTGTACTCCTGGCCGACCTCCGCGTACCCCGCCACCGACGCCCGGCCGATCTATGCCAAGCCGGTCCCGGCGGCCGACGGCTCGCTGAACGTCGAGCAGAACTACACGCGTGTCGGCACGGACCGCGTCGACCAGCTGTTCGACCAGGCCGTCTCCACCCTCGACGAGTCGAAGACCCGCTCGCTGATCCGCAAGGCGGACGCCCGCATCTGGGCCGCCGCCGGGTCCATCCCCCTGTACCAGCGGCCCCAGCTCGTCGCCGCCCGCACCACCCTCGCGAACGCGGGCGCCTTCGGCTTCCAGACCCCGGTCTACGAGGACATGGGCTTCCTGAAGAAGGGCGCGAAGGGACCGGCGCGGCCCTCGCACACGTAGGCGATCACGCTCCCTCGAACCCCGCCGCCGCCCCCGTGACGAAACGGGGGCGGCGGCCGGGGTTCGAGGGCGGCCGAGGCGGCCCGAGTCGCCGAGAAACGGTCCTGAGCTGGGGCTGA
- the typA gene encoding translational GTPase TypA: MATRHDIRNVAIVAHVDHGKTTLVDAMLKQAGAFAAHAAESLDDRMMDSNDLEREKGITILAKNTAVKYHPKDGGDVITINIIDTPGHADFGGEVERGLSMVDAVVLLVDASEGPLPQTRFVLRKALQQRLPVILCINKTDRADSRIDEVVNETYDLFLDLDADEDQIEFPIVYACARDGVASLTKPEDGTVPADSNSLEPFFSTILSHVPAPSYDEEAPLQAHVTNLDADNFLGRIALLRVEQGELRKGQTVTWIKRDGTMANVRITELMMTEALTRKPAEVAGPGDICAVAGIPDIMIGETLADTENPIALPLITVDEPAISMTIGTNTSPLVGRGGTGKGAENKAAVKDRKVTARQVKDRLDRELVGNVSLRVLDTERPDAWEVQGRGELALAILVEQMRREGFELTIGKPQVVTKEVDGKTYEPVERMTIDVPEEHMGAVTQLMGVRKGRMDNMSNHGSGWVRMEFVVPSRGLIGFRTEFLTGTRGTGIAHSIHEGHEPWFGTLTTRNNGSLVADRSGAVTAFAMTNLQERGVLFTDPGTEVYEGMIVGENSRSDDMDVNITKEKKLTNMRSSSADSFEAIVPPRKLSLEQSLEFCRDDECVEVTPEAVRIRKVNLDARERARAASRAKHG, encoded by the coding sequence ATGGCCACGCGCCACGACATCCGCAACGTCGCCATCGTCGCCCACGTCGACCACGGCAAGACCACTCTGGTCGACGCCATGCTCAAGCAGGCCGGTGCCTTCGCCGCGCACGCCGCCGAGTCGCTCGACGACCGCATGATGGACTCGAACGACCTGGAGCGTGAGAAGGGCATCACGATCCTCGCCAAGAACACGGCGGTGAAGTACCACCCGAAGGATGGCGGCGACGTCATCACCATCAACATCATCGACACCCCCGGTCACGCCGACTTCGGTGGCGAGGTCGAGCGCGGCCTGTCGATGGTCGACGCGGTGGTCCTGCTCGTCGACGCCTCCGAGGGCCCGCTGCCGCAGACCCGCTTCGTGCTCCGCAAGGCGCTTCAGCAGCGCCTGCCGGTCATCCTGTGCATCAACAAGACGGACCGCGCGGATTCGCGCATCGACGAGGTCGTCAACGAGACCTACGACCTCTTCCTCGACCTCGACGCCGACGAGGACCAGATCGAGTTCCCCATCGTCTACGCGTGTGCGCGTGACGGTGTCGCCTCGCTGACCAAGCCGGAGGACGGCACCGTCCCGGCCGACAGCAACAGCCTGGAGCCGTTCTTCTCCACGATCCTGTCGCACGTCCCGGCCCCGTCGTACGACGAGGAGGCCCCGCTCCAGGCGCACGTCACCAACCTGGACGCCGACAACTTCCTCGGCCGTATCGCGCTGCTCCGCGTCGAGCAGGGCGAGCTGCGCAAGGGGCAGACGGTCACGTGGATCAAGCGTGACGGCACGATGGCCAACGTCCGCATCACCGAGCTGATGATGACCGAGGCGCTCACCCGCAAGCCCGCCGAGGTGGCCGGCCCCGGTGACATCTGTGCCGTCGCCGGTATCCCGGACATCATGATCGGCGAGACCCTCGCCGACACCGAGAACCCGATCGCGCTGCCGCTGATCACGGTCGACGAGCCGGCGATCTCGATGACCATCGGCACGAACACCTCGCCGCTGGTCGGCCGCGGTGGCACCGGTAAGGGCGCGGAGAACAAGGCCGCGGTCAAGGACCGCAAGGTCACCGCCCGCCAGGTCAAGGACCGCCTCGACCGCGAGCTGGTCGGTAACGTCAGCCTCCGTGTCCTCGACACCGAGCGTCCCGACGCCTGGGAGGTCCAGGGGCGTGGTGAGCTGGCGCTGGCCATCCTGGTCGAGCAGATGCGCCGTGAGGGCTTCGAGCTGACCATCGGCAAGCCGCAGGTCGTCACCAAGGAGGTCGACGGCAAGACCTACGAGCCGGTCGAGCGCATGACGATCGACGTCCCCGAGGAGCACATGGGCGCGGTCACGCAGCTCATGGGCGTCCGCAAGGGCCGGATGGACAACATGTCGAACCACGGCTCCGGCTGGGTCCGCATGGAGTTCGTCGTCCCCTCCCGCGGCCTGATCGGCTTCCGTACGGAGTTCCTGACCGGCACGCGCGGCACGGGCATCGCCCACTCCATCCACGAGGGCCACGAGCCGTGGTTCGGCACGCTGACGACCCGTAACAACGGTTCGCTCGTCGCCGACCGCTCCGGCGCCGTCACCGCGTTCGCGATGACGAACCTCCAGGAGCGCGGTGTGCTGTTCACCGACCCCGGCACCGAGGTCTACGAGGGCATGATCGTCGGTGAGAACTCGCGCTCCGACGACATGGACGTGAACATCACCAAGGAGAAGAAGCTCACGAACATGCGGTCCTCCTCGGCCGACTCGTTCGAGGCGATCGTCCCGCCGCGCAAGCTCTCCCTGGAGCAGTCCCTGGAGTTCTGCCGCGACGACGAGTGCGTCGAGGTGACCCCGGAGGCCGTGCGCATCCGCAAGGTCAACCTGGACGCCCGCGAGCGCGCCCGCGCCGCGAGCCGCGCCAAGCACGGCTGA
- a CDS encoding ABC transporter permease, whose product MTSPTKAEGSGSAVALDPELETAAEAAKGEQKLEGRSPGQLMWQRFKRDRTGVISACVVIFFFVISALAPVIASLYGKNPYTLYAQEPDYPFLLDDFAMPTGSFGGMSGDFWFGVEPKLGRDVFTMLLYGMRTSLYMAVLITVVSVVTGVLIGMVGGYFGGRVDYWVGRITDFFLGFPQQLFFIAFMPVVTALFVDPKDETPTYLRALAIILVMWFLGWMGLARLVRSSVLSLREREFVEAAKVSGASPWRIVRKEILPNIVTPILVQGTYILPSTILSIAFLSFVGVGFVEPTPDWGRMFAIGSDIYEQDPMFMIFPGVAMVVFVLCFNLLGDSVRDAFDPKTGR is encoded by the coding sequence ATGACCAGTCCAACCAAGGCCGAGGGCTCCGGGTCCGCGGTCGCCTTGGACCCCGAGCTCGAGACGGCCGCCGAGGCCGCCAAGGGTGAGCAGAAGCTTGAGGGTCGTTCCCCCGGCCAGTTGATGTGGCAACGGTTCAAGCGGGACCGTACGGGAGTCATCTCCGCGTGCGTAGTGATTTTCTTCTTCGTGATCTCCGCCCTCGCGCCGGTCATCGCGAGCCTGTACGGCAAGAACCCCTACACGCTGTACGCGCAGGAGCCGGACTACCCCTTCCTGCTCGACGACTTCGCGATGCCCACCGGTTCCTTCGGTGGCATGTCGGGTGACTTCTGGTTCGGCGTCGAGCCGAAGCTCGGCCGTGACGTCTTCACGATGCTGCTGTACGGCATGCGGACCTCGCTGTACATGGCGGTGCTCATCACTGTGGTCAGCGTGGTCACCGGCGTGCTCATCGGCATGGTCGGGGGCTACTTCGGCGGTCGCGTGGACTACTGGGTGGGTCGGATCACCGACTTCTTCCTGGGCTTCCCGCAGCAGCTCTTCTTCATCGCCTTCATGCCCGTGGTCACCGCGCTGTTCGTCGACCCGAAGGACGAGACGCCGACGTATCTGCGCGCCCTGGCCATCATCCTGGTGATGTGGTTCCTCGGCTGGATGGGCCTGGCCCGCCTGGTCCGCAGCTCCGTGCTCTCGCTCCGTGAGCGTGAGTTCGTGGAGGCGGCGAAGGTCTCCGGGGCCTCGCCCTGGCGCATCGTGCGCAAGGAGATCCTGCCGAACATCGTCACCCCGATCCTCGTGCAGGGCACGTACATCCTCCCCAGCACGATCCTCTCCATCGCCTTCCTCTCCTTCGTCGGTGTCGGCTTCGTCGAGCCCACCCCCGACTGGGGCCGCATGTTCGCCATCGGCTCCGACATCTATGAGCAGGACCCGATGTTCATGATCTTCCCGGGCGTGGCGATGGTGGTCTTCGTTCTCTGCTTCAACCTTCTCGGCGACTCCGTCCGGGACGCATTCGACCCCAAGACCGGACGCTAA
- a CDS encoding ABC transporter substrate-binding protein, translating to MKPIRTRTTRAVAVAIVAGSLALTGCSDNGKTDAKDTSKSQDDAAEQSKPVTYGDAAASTGPAEEVKGAKPGGVINVYAQSDMTHMDPGQIYVSDAGQLANLLHRGLTNYQEDDKGNLTVVGDIATDSGTSSDGGKTWTYKLKDDIKDEDGNAITSADVRHTIERQYSKVIFDGPTYIQSWLSGSDYRKALPDGPYKGKHLPDSVLETPDAKTVVFHFDQPRPDLPQALAMAGYAIVPEKQDTKEKYDKAPAALGPYKVSEYKAGKSLTLVKNDQWDPKTDSVRHQYVDGYNFTTTIDQASQTKRLIADQGEAKNAIQFTDSVDPAQLSTVIGNAGAKKRTIQGYQPYVWQMTFNLDSANMKDKKVRDAITYALPSQAMVQADGGRYGGEIAGGLMAPTLPGYDKSYDPFGKLKKPNGDLEKAKELLKEAGVKDGTKLTYAYSNTPRGQAQMVIIKDTLKKIGFDVQAKEIDRASFYEQIGKLDNPFDLYMTGWGQDWSSPSTVITPVYDGTLVADGASNYSHIKDAKVDALIKKALTEEPEAAAKTWEEAHHRIVEEINPAAPVYYSKQIQLFGSNIGGARYSTESSYIDINDLFVKQP from the coding sequence ATGAAGCCCATCAGAACCCGCACCACGCGCGCCGTGGCCGTCGCCATCGTGGCCGGCTCACTGGCGCTCACCGGGTGCTCGGACAACGGCAAGACGGACGCGAAGGACACTTCCAAGTCCCAGGACGACGCCGCCGAGCAGTCGAAGCCTGTCACCTACGGTGACGCCGCCGCCTCCACCGGCCCCGCCGAAGAGGTCAAGGGCGCCAAGCCCGGCGGTGTCATCAACGTGTACGCGCAGTCGGACATGACCCACATGGACCCGGGTCAGATCTACGTCTCCGACGCCGGTCAGCTCGCCAACCTGCTCCACCGGGGTCTGACGAACTACCAGGAGGACGACAAGGGCAACCTGACGGTCGTCGGTGACATCGCCACCGACTCCGGCACGTCCTCCGACGGCGGCAAGACCTGGACGTACAAGCTCAAGGACGACATCAAGGACGAGGACGGCAACGCCATCACCTCGGCCGACGTCCGCCACACCATCGAGCGCCAGTACTCCAAGGTCATCTTCGACGGCCCGACGTACATCCAGAGCTGGCTGTCGGGCTCCGACTACCGCAAGGCGCTGCCGGACGGCCCCTACAAGGGCAAGCACCTGCCGGACTCCGTCCTGGAGACCCCGGACGCCAAGACGGTCGTCTTCCACTTCGACCAGCCGCGCCCGGACCTCCCGCAGGCCCTCGCCATGGCCGGTTACGCCATCGTGCCCGAGAAGCAGGACACGAAGGAGAAGTACGACAAGGCCCCCGCGGCCCTCGGCCCGTACAAGGTCTCCGAGTACAAGGCCGGCAAGTCGCTGACCCTGGTCAAGAACGACCAGTGGGACCCGAAGACGGACTCGGTGCGCCACCAGTACGTCGACGGCTACAACTTCACCACCACCATCGACCAGGCCAGCCAGACCAAGCGTCTGATCGCCGACCAGGGCGAGGCCAAGAACGCCATCCAGTTCACGGACTCGGTGGACCCGGCCCAGCTGTCGACGGTCATCGGCAACGCCGGTGCCAAGAAGCGCACCATCCAGGGCTACCAGCCCTACGTGTGGCAGATGACCTTCAACCTCGACAGCGCCAACATGAAGGACAAGAAGGTCCGCGACGCGATCACCTACGCGCTCCCGTCGCAGGCCATGGTCCAGGCCGACGGTGGCCGCTACGGCGGTGAGATCGCCGGTGGTCTGATGGCCCCGACCCTGCCGGGCTACGACAAGTCGTACGACCCGTTCGGCAAGCTGAAGAAGCCCAACGGTGACCTGGAGAAGGCCAAGGAGCTGCTGAAGGAGGCGGGTGTCAAGGACGGCACCAAGCTGACCTACGCCTACTCCAACACCCCGCGTGGCCAGGCCCAGATGGTCATCATCAAGGACACGCTGAAGAAGATCGGCTTCGACGTCCAGGCCAAGGAGATCGACCGGGCCAGCTTCTACGAGCAGATCGGCAAGCTGGACAACCCGTTCGACCTCTACATGACCGGCTGGGGCCAGGACTGGTCCTCCCCGTCCACGGTCATCACCCCGGTCTACGACGGCACCCTGGTCGCCGACGGTGCGTCGAACTACTCGCACATCAAGGACGCCAAGGTCGACGCGCTGATCAAGAAGGCGCTGACCGAGGAGCCCGAGGCCGCGGCCAAGACGTGGGAAGAGGCTCACCACCGCATCGTGGAGGAGATCAACCCGGCCGCCCCGGTCTACTACTCGAAGCAGATCCAGCTCTTCGGATCGAACATCGGTGGTGCCCGGTACAGCACGGAGTCGAGCTACATCGACATCAACGACCTGTTCGTGAAGCAGCCGTAA
- a CDS encoding ABC transporter permease: protein MLQFLIRRLIGAVVIMFLIGAFTFFLFYTIPQDFAQLSCGKNCSPENIAVIRENLGLDKPITTQFWDFMSGIVVGRDFAVGHCPAPCLGMSFQSGEFVWDSIIDRFPLTLSLTIGGLVIFLVLGLGSGLLAAWKRGTIVDKIVSGASMVLSSFQIYFLGPIVLGILVFSTGWMESPKYVPFTEDPVGWALGMLIPWAVMATIFTAQYTRMARSTMIEQLSEEHVRTARAKGMKQRYVFFRYAWRGSLIPIVTIIGMDLSALLSGAVVTEFTFDLAGIGRLAVESSTDKDIPLTMGVMLFGAFFILLLNIVVDIAYAYIDPRVRLS, encoded by the coding sequence ATGCTTCAGTTCCTCATCCGCAGGCTGATCGGCGCTGTCGTCATCATGTTCCTGATCGGCGCCTTCACGTTCTTCCTGTTCTATACGATCCCCCAAGACTTCGCGCAGCTGTCCTGCGGCAAGAACTGCTCCCCCGAGAACATCGCGGTCATCAGAGAGAACCTCGGCCTCGACAAGCCCATCACCACGCAGTTCTGGGACTTCATGTCCGGCATCGTCGTCGGCCGGGACTTCGCGGTGGGTCACTGCCCCGCGCCGTGCCTGGGCATGTCCTTCCAGAGCGGTGAGTTCGTCTGGGACTCCATCATCGACCGCTTCCCGCTCACGCTGTCGCTGACCATCGGCGGCCTGGTGATCTTCCTGGTGCTGGGCCTCGGCTCCGGCCTGCTCGCCGCCTGGAAGCGCGGCACCATCGTCGACAAGATCGTCAGTGGCGCCTCGATGGTGCTCAGCTCGTTCCAGATCTACTTCCTGGGTCCGATCGTCCTCGGCATCCTCGTCTTCAGCACCGGCTGGATGGAGAGCCCGAAGTACGTCCCGTTCACCGAGGACCCGGTCGGCTGGGCCCTGGGCATGCTGATCCCCTGGGCCGTCATGGCCACGATCTTCACCGCCCAGTACACCCGTATGGCCCGCTCGACCATGATCGAGCAGCTGTCGGAGGAGCACGTCCGCACGGCCCGGGCGAAGGGCATGAAGCAGCGGTACGTATTCTTCCGTTATGCCTGGCGTGGTTCACTCATTCCGATCGTCACCATCATCGGCATGGACCTGAGCGCACTGCTGTCGGGCGCGGTGGTCACTGAGTTCACGTTCGACCTGGCCGGCATCGGGCGTCTGGCGGTCGAGTCCTCGACCGACAAGGACATCCCGCTGACCATGGGCGTGATGCTGTTCGGGGCCTTCTTCATCCTGCTTCTGAACATCGTCGTGGACATCGCCTACGCCTACATCGACCCGCGCGTGCGCCTCAGCTAG
- a CDS encoding ABC transporter ATP-binding protein, which yields MTTLTKTEGEKAPTGPEAFLSVRDLRVRFSTEDGIVKAVDGLSFDVERGKTLGIVGESGSGKSVTNLTVLGLHNPKTTTVEGEIILDGKELVTAKERELEQLRGNKVAMIFQDPLTALSPYYTVGRQIAEPFMKHTGASKKEARRRAIEMLAKVGIPHPQTRVDDYPHQFSGGMRQRAMIAMALVCDPDLLIADEPTTALDVTVQAQILDLLKDLQQEFGSAIIFITHDLGVISDMADDLLVMYSGRAVERGSVREVLRNPTHPYTWGLLSSMPRLGGDTSQALTPIPGSPPSLLNPPTGCPFHPRCSFTGEVGGNRCSTERPPLGQGRDSACHLTAEQKQTIFIDKIQPRLR from the coding sequence GTGACCACTCTGACCAAGACCGAAGGTGAGAAGGCCCCGACCGGGCCGGAGGCCTTCCTCTCGGTCCGCGACCTGCGGGTGCGGTTCTCCACCGAGGACGGCATAGTCAAGGCCGTCGACGGGCTCTCCTTCGACGTCGAGCGCGGCAAGACGCTGGGCATCGTGGGTGAGTCGGGCTCCGGCAAGTCCGTGACCAACCTGACCGTCCTCGGTCTGCACAACCCCAAGACCACCACCGTCGAGGGCGAGATCATCCTCGACGGCAAGGAACTCGTCACCGCCAAGGAGAGGGAGCTGGAGCAGCTCCGCGGCAACAAGGTGGCGATGATCTTCCAGGACCCGCTGACGGCGCTCTCGCCGTACTACACGGTGGGCCGGCAGATCGCCGAGCCGTTCATGAAGCACACCGGCGCCTCCAAGAAGGAGGCCCGGCGCCGCGCGATCGAGATGCTGGCCAAGGTCGGCATCCCGCACCCGCAGACGCGCGTGGACGACTACCCGCACCAGTTCTCCGGCGGTATGCGCCAGCGCGCCATGATCGCCATGGCGCTGGTCTGCGACCCGGACCTGCTGATCGCGGACGAGCCGACCACCGCCCTGGACGTGACCGTCCAGGCGCAGATCCTCGACCTGCTCAAGGATCTCCAGCAGGAGTTCGGCTCCGCGATCATCTTCATCACGCACGACCTCGGCGTCATCTCCGACATGGCCGACGACCTGCTGGTGATGTACTCCGGCCGGGCCGTGGAGCGCGGCAGCGTCCGCGAGGTGCTGCGCAACCCCACGCACCCCTACACCTGGGGTCTGCTCAGCTCGATGCCCCGTCTCGGCGGTGACACCAGCCAGGCACTCACGCCGATCCCCGGCTCCCCGCCCAGCCTGCTCAACCCGCCCACCGGCTGCCCGTTCCACCCGCGTTGCTCGTTCACCGGCGAGGTCGGCGGCAACCGCTGCAGCACCGAGCGGCCGCCGCTCGGCCAGGGGCGCGACTCCGCCTGCCATCTGACGGCGGAGCAGAAGCAGACCATCTTCATCGACAAGATCCAGCCTCGGCTGCGCTAG